CAGCACCGCCTCCTGGCCGGGGCGCGTCTGGGCCAGCACCGAGACCAGATTGCCCTGGGTGCCCGAGGAGACGAACAGCGCGGTCTCCTTGCCGGTGCGGCGCGCGGCCATCTCTTCCAGGCGGCGGACGGTCGGATCCTCCTCCCAGACGTCGTCGCCGACTTCGGCGCGGGCCATCGCCTCGCGCATGGCCTGGGTGGGGACGGTGAGCGTATCGGAGCGGAGATCGACGACGTCGTGCATGGGTCTTACCTCGTAGCGGTCTGGAGGCGCTGAGCAGCGCGCCTGCCCCATTCGGTGTAAGGGTATTCGTCGGCCACCTGCCGGAACATCCTCTGCGAATCCTCGGGACGGCCGTCTCCCGAGTAGACCTCGCCGAGCCGGTAGAGCGCCTCCGGGATCACGAGGGTGCGCGGGTACTCATTGATCACCTTCTCGAGCCGCTGCCGGGCCGCGGCCGGATTGCCCTGGTTGATGTAGTACGCGGCGACCCACAGCTCCTTCTGGGCCAGGCGCCCGCGGCAGATGTCGACCTTGGCCAGCGCGTCGGCGGCGTAGCGGCTCTCCGGATACTCGCGGACCAGCACCTTGAACGACTCCATGGCCTTGCGGGTGATCTCCTGGTCCTGCTCGACCGGCTTCATCTGGTCGTAGTAGCTCATCGACAGCCGGAACTGCACCAGGTCGGCGATCTCGTGTCGCGGGTAGAAGGCCATGAAGGCCTCGAACTCCTTGATGGCCTTCTCGAACTGGCCCTCGCGGTAGTACGCCTCGCCGACCAGGAAGCGGGCCCGGGGCGCGTAGGTGGACTGCGGATGCCGCTCCGCCACCTTGCGAAACATCACGCGCGCCTCCTCGTAGCGGCTCTTGCTCAGCTGGCTCTCGCCCTCCGCGTACAGCTCCTGCGCCGGCGGCAGCGCCTGCGGTCGCTGCCGAAAGAAATCCGAAAGGGTCGTGCACCCGCTCTGCAGCAGGAGCAGACTCACGAATGCGACGTGAACCGAGAGGAATTTGAGGCGCATCGGCCAGGGGTCGGCCATCGATTGGCCCCCAGTTGTAAGGGGGGAAGTCTGGAAAGTCAAGGACATTGACAGGTCCCGGCCGGGCTCTCTATGATCAGCCATGCCGCCGCTGGGACCCGTCACCCTCCCGACGATGTACCGCGTGCGCCAGACCTTCCAGCGCACCCGTCTCGAGGACATCCCGGGAGGGGTCGCCAGGA
This Candidatus Methylomirabilota bacterium DNA region includes the following protein-coding sequences:
- a CDS encoding outer membrane protein assembly factor BamD, with product MRLKFLSVHVAFVSLLLLQSGCTTLSDFFRQRPQALPPAQELYAEGESQLSKSRYEEARVMFRKVAERHPQSTYAPRARFLVGEAYYREGQFEKAIKEFEAFMAFYPRHEIADLVQFRLSMSYYDQMKPVEQDQEITRKAMESFKVLVREYPESRYAADALAKVDICRGRLAQKELWVAAYYINQGNPAAARQRLEKVINEYPRTLVIPEALYRLGEVYSGDGRPEDSQRMFRQVADEYPYTEWGRRAAQRLQTATR